The Chloroflexota bacterium genome window below encodes:
- a CDS encoding AAC(3) family N-acetyltransferase, which produces MSPYGRLAKMPDSFVLLIGVDHQKSTMFHYVEEMVGVEYHMQPGFARARIIVNGEQTFRHVMLHRYGTPRDFNRMEPLFLEQGIQRDTSIGNTAVRLVNVAGMVRTTTRALSADTGVLCAR; this is translated from the coding sequence TTGTCTCCCTACGGAAGGCTGGCAAAGATGCCCGACAGCTTTGTTCTGCTGATCGGAGTTGACCATCAAAAGAGCACGATGTTTCACTACGTGGAAGAGATGGTCGGGGTCGAATACCATATGCAGCCGGGCTTTGCCCGGGCACGGATCATCGTCAACGGTGAGCAGACGTTCCGCCACGTCATGCTTCACCGGTACGGTACGCCACGCGATTTCAACCGAATGGAGCCGTTGTTTTTGGAGCAGGGGATCCAGCGAGACACCAGTATCGGCAACACAGCCGTTCGTCTCGTAAATGTTGCAGGCATGGTCCGAACAACGACCCGCGCCCTTTCCGCGGATACTGGTGTGCTCTGTGCGCGCTGA